Proteins encoded by one window of Halorubrum ruber:
- a CDS encoding MutS-related protein: protein MRLEDYWGIGPKTSERLTEALGTERAIEAIESADVRALVDAGLHRGRATRILRRANGEAGMDVLATGDARSVYDDLLSLAADAALTAHAADRIRVLTPLLDRDAVEERLDRVVAARDAWSDLDGADREAVADAFAAYDEADGSDLAAVETAVALREAGLTDGPFADVGALDGDRLRDAADALADVRGSIDPAGGLDGDDIEIAAGADDELDRLREQLSAARDLADSAFDVLESVRDGSLRDFEALEAATIEHVARETGVEPATVRSAAPDEALDAADFVSGTLRELVVELEAAVDEREAAVAADIRERLGDEPAADAGDEDGTEGEADGGDTTVARAATAVSDAAFLLSLGRFAAENEHVRPTLVDDGIAVRGARNPFLGGEVQPVSYGVGSHSLADDPGVASADAPPTGDRVSVLTGANSGGKTTLLETLCAVALLASMGLPVPADAAEVGTFDRIVFHRRHASFNAGVLESTLKSVVPPLTADGRTLMLVDEFEAITEPGRAADLLNGLVTLTVDRGALGVYVTHLAEDLSPLPDAARIDGIFAEGLTNDLELRVDYQPRFGTIGKSTPEFIVSRLVANAGDRGVRAGFEHLAGAVGEEAVQRTLSDAEWAANDD from the coding sequence ATGCGACTGGAGGACTACTGGGGGATCGGCCCCAAGACGAGCGAGCGGCTCACGGAGGCGCTCGGGACCGAGCGGGCGATCGAGGCGATCGAGTCGGCCGACGTCCGCGCGCTCGTCGACGCCGGACTCCACCGCGGCCGCGCGACCCGCATCCTCCGCAGAGCGAACGGCGAGGCCGGCATGGACGTCCTCGCGACGGGCGACGCGCGCTCGGTGTACGACGACCTCCTCTCGCTCGCGGCCGACGCGGCGCTGACCGCGCACGCGGCCGACCGGATCCGCGTGTTGACCCCGCTGCTCGACCGCGACGCCGTCGAGGAGCGACTCGACCGGGTCGTCGCCGCCCGCGACGCGTGGAGCGACCTCGACGGCGCGGACCGCGAGGCCGTCGCGGACGCCTTCGCCGCGTACGACGAGGCCGACGGCTCGGATCTGGCCGCGGTCGAGACCGCCGTCGCGCTTCGCGAGGCGGGGCTGACGGACGGCCCCTTCGCCGACGTGGGCGCGCTCGACGGTGACCGCCTGCGCGACGCGGCCGACGCGCTCGCCGACGTGCGGGGGTCGATCGACCCGGCCGGCGGGCTCGACGGCGACGACATCGAGATCGCGGCCGGCGCCGACGACGAGCTGGACCGCCTGCGCGAGCAGCTGTCGGCCGCGCGCGACCTCGCAGACTCCGCGTTCGACGTGCTCGAATCGGTCCGGGACGGGAGCCTCCGGGACTTCGAGGCGCTGGAGGCGGCGACGATCGAGCACGTCGCCCGCGAGACGGGCGTCGAGCCGGCGACGGTCCGGTCGGCGGCGCCCGACGAGGCGCTCGACGCCGCCGACTTCGTCTCCGGGACGCTGCGGGAGCTCGTCGTCGAGCTGGAGGCGGCCGTCGACGAGCGCGAGGCCGCCGTGGCGGCGGACATCCGCGAGCGGCTGGGCGACGAGCCCGCGGCGGACGCGGGCGACGAGGACGGCACTGAGGGGGAAGCGGACGGCGGCGACACGACCGTCGCGCGCGCCGCGACGGCTGTTTCGGACGCGGCGTTCCTCCTGTCGCTCGGGCGGTTCGCGGCCGAGAACGAGCATGTCCGACCGACGCTCGTCGACGACGGTATCGCCGTGCGCGGCGCGCGGAACCCCTTCCTCGGCGGCGAGGTCCAGCCCGTCTCCTACGGGGTCGGCTCGCACTCCCTGGCGGACGACCCGGGGGTCGCAAGCGCGGACGCGCCGCCGACCGGCGACCGCGTGAGCGTCCTCACCGGGGCGAACTCCGGCGGGAAGACGACGCTCCTCGAAACCCTCTGTGCGGTCGCGCTGCTCGCGTCGATGGGCCTGCCCGTCCCCGCGGACGCGGCCGAGGTGGGGACGTTCGACCGGATCGTCTTCCACCGCCGGCACGCCTCGTTCAACGCCGGGGTGCTGGAGTCGACGCTGAAGTCGGTCGTCCCGCCGCTGACCGCGGACGGCCGCACGCTCATGCTCGTCGACGAGTTCGAGGCGATCACGGAGCCGGGGCGCGCCGCCGACCTGCTGAACGGGCTGGTGACGCTCACCGTCGACCGCGGCGCGCTCGGCGTCTACGTCACCCACCTCGCCGAGGACCTGAGCCCGCTGCCCGACGCCGCCCGGATCGACGGCATCTTCGCGGAGGGACTGACGAACGACCTCGAACTCCGCGTCGACTACCAGCCGCGGTTCGGCACGATCGGCAAGTCCACGCCGGAGTTCATCGTCTCGCGGTTAGTCGCGAACGCGGGCGACCGCGGCGTCCGCGCCGGCTTCGAACACCTCGCGGGCGCGGTCGGCGAGGAGGCAGTCCAGCGCACGCTCTCCGACGCCGAGTGGGCGGCGAACGATGACTGA
- a CDS encoding MBL fold metallo-hydrolase: MATEIADGVWRIECRGVNAYLVFDDVPTLVDAGTPWDEETIRRGLDEAGVEVSSIGRVLLTHYDLDHIGTLAALAPDLDAPVRAYRFDAQLLRGARSPPLGNHKGLIQRLGGLLTDLPDLDVVDVRDGEAIGSFTAYHTPGHTPGHVAYVSEELGIGLLGDLVSESDSDLSPSGWLISYDTDAVAASVRDLAERASPFEVACVGHGDPLASGGSEALVALAARI, from the coding sequence ATGGCGACGGAGATCGCGGACGGCGTCTGGCGGATCGAGTGTCGCGGCGTCAACGCGTACCTCGTCTTCGACGACGTGCCGACGCTCGTCGACGCCGGCACGCCGTGGGACGAGGAGACGATCCGACGCGGCCTCGACGAGGCGGGCGTAGAGGTCTCGTCGATCGGTCGTGTCCTCCTCACCCACTACGACCTCGACCACATCGGGACGCTGGCGGCGCTGGCTCCCGACCTCGACGCGCCGGTCCGCGCGTACAGGTTCGACGCGCAGCTGCTCCGCGGGGCGCGGTCGCCGCCGCTCGGGAACCACAAGGGACTGATCCAGCGGCTCGGCGGACTCCTCACGGACCTCCCCGACCTCGACGTGGTCGACGTCCGCGACGGCGAGGCGATCGGCTCGTTCACCGCCTACCACACGCCCGGGCACACGCCGGGCCACGTCGCGTACGTCAGCGAGGAGCTCGGCATCGGGCTGCTCGGCGACCTCGTCTCGGAGTCGGACAGCGACCTGAGCCCATCTGGCTGGCTTATCAGCTACGACACCGACGCGGTCGCGGCGAGCGTCCGCGACCTCGCCGAGCGCGCATCGCCGTTCGAGGTCGCCTGCGTCGGGCACGGCGATCCGCTCGCGTCGGGTGGGAGCGAAGCGCTGGTCGCGCTCGCGGCCCGGATCTGA